In Aegilops tauschii subsp. strangulata cultivar AL8/78 chromosome 3, Aet v6.0, whole genome shotgun sequence, one genomic interval encodes:
- the LOC109738775 gene encoding uncharacterized protein, whose protein sequence is MDNTQFAMIEELASLIKDNLYSKHLVLSTEEALVTLLQQRYHDDDDEEEHDRAATGARHGPAGNTIELQPTSSYNRLLLHRLADIYGFAHESVGEGEDRHLVLQRCPETAIPPVLVSDVLWNYDDSDGPSASLMLARNETDLQKTHEPEDVQNAISLESLHLKTDTPVSKPLQQSVPPSAASLKEREAAYRAARERIFSSHEAKGNDTSAAKSRHVPAVAQRMIAHALGKRVEDPTERAALVKGKELVNGRTSPTSKEAVKHNSSSPGGGPYRNPSTRSRPTPTVSAETLKKEQTGAAKRMFAHALRLPGVEIPNGAARKPK, encoded by the exons ATGGACAACACCCAATTCGCCATG ATTGAGGAGCTGGCCTCGCTCATCAAGGACAACCTCTACAGCAAGCACCTCGTCCTCTCCACCGAGGAGGCTCTTGTCACTCTCCTGCAGCAACGGTACCACgatgacgacgacgaggaggaacATGACCGCGCCGCGACCGGAGCGCGTCACGGGCCAGCTGGGAATACCATAGAGCTCCAGCCCACCAGCTCATACAACCGCCTCCTTTTGCATCGTCTCGCCGACATTTATGG GTTTGCTCATGAATCTGTTGGCGAGGGCGAGGATCGGCATTTGGTTCTCCAGCGCTGCCCTGAAACAGCCAT CCCTCCTGTCCTTGTCAGCGATGTGTTATGGAATTATGACGACAGTGATGGCCCTTCAGCCTCTCTTATGCTAGCGAGAAATGAGACAG ATCTTCAGAAAACTCATGAGCCAGAAGATGTCCAAAACGCTATTTCTCTTGAAAGCTTGCATCTGAAAACTGATACACCAGTTTCGAAGCCTTTGCAGCAGTCGGTGCCACCTTCAGCAGCATCACTCAAAGAGAGGGAAGCTGCTTATCGGGCTGCACGTGAGCGAATCTTCTCTTCGCATGAAGCCAAGGGAAACGACACATCAGCAGCAAAATCTAGGCATGTTCCTGCTGTTGCTCAACGGATGATCGCACATGCACTTGGTAAGAGAGTTGAAGATCCAACAGAGAGAGCTGCCTTGGTCAAAGGGAAGGAACTGGTAAATGGACGAACTAGTCCGACGAGTAAAGAAGCAGTTAAACACAACTCAAGCTCACCTGGTGGTGGTCCGTATCGGAACCCATCTACTCGAAGCCGTCCTACACCTACTGTTAGCGCCGAGACGCTGAAGAAAGAACAGACTGGAGCGGCTAAAAGGATGTTTGCACATGCATTGCGGCTCCCTGGCGTTGAAATACCCAATGGCGCAGCACGAAAACCCAAGTAA